A single Populus nigra chromosome 13, ddPopNigr1.1, whole genome shotgun sequence DNA region contains:
- the LOC133670637 gene encoding transcription termination factor MTERF5, chloroplastic isoform X2, with the protein MRASSTSFHFLESTSLCRAPVDISRSQLSIPRKLFFCRANFDGSFSSRVRVVPATLVAAEKEEAKAVLNLFLKKQGLSNAVAARTINKSDIFIDHLVSRLHSVHKSRYLVGRELTTLEIRDALVPYLESLREEHGSILVDLLENFPNPPGKEKPIGHVSPSHLTPESKKQRAVSRVSETGPAGQLPPHILYLIDLGMDLEQIKGITRKFPAFAYYSLERKIKPVVEFLLDLGIPKSDLPTVLTKRPQLCGISLSENLIPTMTFLENLGVDKRQWAKVIYRFPALLTYSRQKVEVTVDFLSEMGLSAESIGKILTRYPNIVSYNVDDKLRPTAEYFRSLGVDIAILLHRCPQTFGLSIEANLKPVTEFFLERGYSIEDIGTMISRYGALYTFSLAENVRPKWEFFLTMDYPKQELVKFPQYFGYSLEARIKPRYALVKEAGVKLLLNQVLSLSYHNFDKALKTKMKKMHSYRASSDTNSCQDLQPGIE; encoded by the exons ATGAGAGCTTCCAGTACTTCATTTCACTTCTTAGAATCCACTTCTCTCTGTAGAGCACCTGTCGACATTTCCCg GTCTCAACTTTCTATTCCTAGGAAGCTCTTTTTTTGCCGAGCAAATTTTG ATGGATCCTTCAGCTCGAGAGTGAGAGTGGTGCCAGCAACTCTGGTGGCagcagaaaaagaagaagcgaAGGCTGTCCTAAACTTGTTCTTGAAGAAACAAGGTTTGAGCAATGCAGTTGCAGCAAGAACTATCAACAAGTCGGACATTTTCATTGACCACCTTGTCTCAAGGCTTCATTCAGTTCATAAATCTCGGTATCTAGTAG GGCGAGAGCTAACAACTCTTGAGATCAGGGATGCTCTTGTTCCATACCTTGAATCTCTCCGTGAAGAGCATGGAAGCATCTTGGTAGATTTATTGGAAAACTTTCCAAACCCACCTGGTAAAGAAAAACCAATCGGGCATGTTTCTCCATCCCATTTGACCCCCGAGTCCAAGAAGCAAAGGGCCGTGTCTAGAGTGAGTGAGACAGGCCCTGCTGGGCAGCTTCCTCCTCACATTCTATATCTCATAGATCTTGGCATGGATCTTGAGCAGATCAAAGGAATTACACGCAAATTTCCTGCTTTTGCCTACTACAGCTTGGAAAGGAAAATCAAACCGGTGGTTGAATTCCTTCTTGATCTTGGAATACCTAAATCAGACCTTCCTACTGTTCTAACCAAAAGGCCTCAATTGTGTGGAATCAGTCTCTCTGAAAATCTTATACCTACTATGACATTCTTAGAAAATTTGGGTGTAGACAAGAGACAATGGGCAAAAGTCATTTATCGATTTCCAGCACTTCTTACATACAGCAGGCAGAAGGTTGAGGTGACTGTAGATTTTCTCTCTGAGATGGGTCTCTCAGCGGAGAGCATTGGTAAGATTCTAACACGATATCCAAATATTGTGAGTTACAATGTGGATGACAAGCTGCGACCCACTGCTGAGTACTTCCGTTCCTTAGGAGTTGATATCGCTATACTTCTTCATCGATGCCCGCAGACATTTGGTCTTAGTATCGAGGCCAATTTGAAACCTGTGACAGAATTCTTTCTGGAAAGGGGATACAGTATAGAGGATATTGGAACTATGATATCACGATATGGAGCTCTATATACTTTCAGCCTGGCAGAGAATGTGAGACCTAAGTGGGAGTTCTTTTTGACAATGGATTATCCAAAACAAGAGCTTGTTAAATTCCCACAGTATTTTGGCTACAGTTTGGAAGCAAGGATAAAACCAAGGTATGCACTAGTGAAGGAAGCTGGAGTGAAACTTCTGCTGAATCAAGTGTTATCCCTGTCATATCACAACTTCGATAAggctttgaaaacaaaaatgaagaaaatgcatTCGTACAGGGCCTCAAGTGACACAAATAGCTGTCAGGATCTTCAACCAGGAATTGAATGA
- the LOC133670637 gene encoding transcription termination factor MTERF5, chloroplastic isoform X1, which produces MRASSTSFHFLESTSLCRAPVDISRSQLSIPRKLFFCRANFGVSYKAIIINADSGIDGSFSSRVRVVPATLVAAEKEEAKAVLNLFLKKQGLSNAVAARTINKSDIFIDHLVSRLHSVHKSRYLVGRELTTLEIRDALVPYLESLREEHGSILVDLLENFPNPPGKEKPIGHVSPSHLTPESKKQRAVSRVSETGPAGQLPPHILYLIDLGMDLEQIKGITRKFPAFAYYSLERKIKPVVEFLLDLGIPKSDLPTVLTKRPQLCGISLSENLIPTMTFLENLGVDKRQWAKVIYRFPALLTYSRQKVEVTVDFLSEMGLSAESIGKILTRYPNIVSYNVDDKLRPTAEYFRSLGVDIAILLHRCPQTFGLSIEANLKPVTEFFLERGYSIEDIGTMISRYGALYTFSLAENVRPKWEFFLTMDYPKQELVKFPQYFGYSLEARIKPRYALVKEAGVKLLLNQVLSLSYHNFDKALKTKMKKMHSYRASSDTNSCQDLQPGIE; this is translated from the exons ATGAGAGCTTCCAGTACTTCATTTCACTTCTTAGAATCCACTTCTCTCTGTAGAGCACCTGTCGACATTTCCCg GTCTCAACTTTCTATTCCTAGGAAGCTCTTTTTTTGCCGAGCAAATTTTG GAGTGAGTTATAAAGCTATTATAATAAATGCTGATTCTGGGATAGATGGATCCTTCAGCTCGAGAGTGAGAGTGGTGCCAGCAACTCTGGTGGCagcagaaaaagaagaagcgaAGGCTGTCCTAAACTTGTTCTTGAAGAAACAAGGTTTGAGCAATGCAGTTGCAGCAAGAACTATCAACAAGTCGGACATTTTCATTGACCACCTTGTCTCAAGGCTTCATTCAGTTCATAAATCTCGGTATCTAGTAG GGCGAGAGCTAACAACTCTTGAGATCAGGGATGCTCTTGTTCCATACCTTGAATCTCTCCGTGAAGAGCATGGAAGCATCTTGGTAGATTTATTGGAAAACTTTCCAAACCCACCTGGTAAAGAAAAACCAATCGGGCATGTTTCTCCATCCCATTTGACCCCCGAGTCCAAGAAGCAAAGGGCCGTGTCTAGAGTGAGTGAGACAGGCCCTGCTGGGCAGCTTCCTCCTCACATTCTATATCTCATAGATCTTGGCATGGATCTTGAGCAGATCAAAGGAATTACACGCAAATTTCCTGCTTTTGCCTACTACAGCTTGGAAAGGAAAATCAAACCGGTGGTTGAATTCCTTCTTGATCTTGGAATACCTAAATCAGACCTTCCTACTGTTCTAACCAAAAGGCCTCAATTGTGTGGAATCAGTCTCTCTGAAAATCTTATACCTACTATGACATTCTTAGAAAATTTGGGTGTAGACAAGAGACAATGGGCAAAAGTCATTTATCGATTTCCAGCACTTCTTACATACAGCAGGCAGAAGGTTGAGGTGACTGTAGATTTTCTCTCTGAGATGGGTCTCTCAGCGGAGAGCATTGGTAAGATTCTAACACGATATCCAAATATTGTGAGTTACAATGTGGATGACAAGCTGCGACCCACTGCTGAGTACTTCCGTTCCTTAGGAGTTGATATCGCTATACTTCTTCATCGATGCCCGCAGACATTTGGTCTTAGTATCGAGGCCAATTTGAAACCTGTGACAGAATTCTTTCTGGAAAGGGGATACAGTATAGAGGATATTGGAACTATGATATCACGATATGGAGCTCTATATACTTTCAGCCTGGCAGAGAATGTGAGACCTAAGTGGGAGTTCTTTTTGACAATGGATTATCCAAAACAAGAGCTTGTTAAATTCCCACAGTATTTTGGCTACAGTTTGGAAGCAAGGATAAAACCAAGGTATGCACTAGTGAAGGAAGCTGGAGTGAAACTTCTGCTGAATCAAGTGTTATCCCTGTCATATCACAACTTCGATAAggctttgaaaacaaaaatgaagaaaatgcatTCGTACAGGGCCTCAAGTGACACAAATAGCTGTCAGGATCTTCAACCAGGAATTGAATGA
- the LOC133670637 gene encoding transcription termination factor MTERF5, chloroplastic isoform X3, whose product MQLQQELSTSRTFSLTTLSQGFIQFINLGRELTTLEIRDALVPYLESLREEHGSILVDLLENFPNPPGKEKPIGHVSPSHLTPESKKQRAVSRVSETGPAGQLPPHILYLIDLGMDLEQIKGITRKFPAFAYYSLERKIKPVVEFLLDLGIPKSDLPTVLTKRPQLCGISLSENLIPTMTFLENLGVDKRQWAKVIYRFPALLTYSRQKVEVTVDFLSEMGLSAESIGKILTRYPNIVSYNVDDKLRPTAEYFRSLGVDIAILLHRCPQTFGLSIEANLKPVTEFFLERGYSIEDIGTMISRYGALYTFSLAENVRPKWEFFLTMDYPKQELVKFPQYFGYSLEARIKPRYALVKEAGVKLLLNQVLSLSYHNFDKALKTKMKKMHSYRASSDTNSCQDLQPGIE is encoded by the exons ATGCAGTTGCAGCAAGAACTATCAACAAGTCGGACATTTTCATTGACCACCTTGTCTCAAGGCTTCATTCAGTTCATAAATCTCG GGCGAGAGCTAACAACTCTTGAGATCAGGGATGCTCTTGTTCCATACCTTGAATCTCTCCGTGAAGAGCATGGAAGCATCTTGGTAGATTTATTGGAAAACTTTCCAAACCCACCTGGTAAAGAAAAACCAATCGGGCATGTTTCTCCATCCCATTTGACCCCCGAGTCCAAGAAGCAAAGGGCCGTGTCTAGAGTGAGTGAGACAGGCCCTGCTGGGCAGCTTCCTCCTCACATTCTATATCTCATAGATCTTGGCATGGATCTTGAGCAGATCAAAGGAATTACACGCAAATTTCCTGCTTTTGCCTACTACAGCTTGGAAAGGAAAATCAAACCGGTGGTTGAATTCCTTCTTGATCTTGGAATACCTAAATCAGACCTTCCTACTGTTCTAACCAAAAGGCCTCAATTGTGTGGAATCAGTCTCTCTGAAAATCTTATACCTACTATGACATTCTTAGAAAATTTGGGTGTAGACAAGAGACAATGGGCAAAAGTCATTTATCGATTTCCAGCACTTCTTACATACAGCAGGCAGAAGGTTGAGGTGACTGTAGATTTTCTCTCTGAGATGGGTCTCTCAGCGGAGAGCATTGGTAAGATTCTAACACGATATCCAAATATTGTGAGTTACAATGTGGATGACAAGCTGCGACCCACTGCTGAGTACTTCCGTTCCTTAGGAGTTGATATCGCTATACTTCTTCATCGATGCCCGCAGACATTTGGTCTTAGTATCGAGGCCAATTTGAAACCTGTGACAGAATTCTTTCTGGAAAGGGGATACAGTATAGAGGATATTGGAACTATGATATCACGATATGGAGCTCTATATACTTTCAGCCTGGCAGAGAATGTGAGACCTAAGTGGGAGTTCTTTTTGACAATGGATTATCCAAAACAAGAGCTTGTTAAATTCCCACAGTATTTTGGCTACAGTTTGGAAGCAAGGATAAAACCAAGGTATGCACTAGTGAAGGAAGCTGGAGTGAAACTTCTGCTGAATCAAGTGTTATCCCTGTCATATCACAACTTCGATAAggctttgaaaacaaaaatgaagaaaatgcatTCGTACAGGGCCTCAAGTGACACAAATAGCTGTCAGGATCTTCAACCAGGAATTGAATGA